Genomic segment of Malus domestica chromosome 15, GDT2T_hap1:
GCCATAGCTCGTATAGTCTCTGGCCAAAGGCAACATTCAAAATCGATGCTACCTTCTTCAGGCCCAGGAAACACCGTTAACTTCCCAACCTTTCTTTCTTGAGTTCTGCTTCGCACAGCAACCGGCCTTCCCCACCCAAAATCATTACCATACACATTGAACCGCGACGAGCTTCCTGTGAGCAAATCAAGAGTTGCTGTATCCCTTTGTGGATTTGAAAGAAACGTAGGAGCTTTTACCCAATCCTCCATGTACTTCCTAGCTTCTTCAGCCTTCAGCgaaccaatttttttgtttattaggaAGGCTGCCCACCCTAGTCCATGTCGTACTAGCTCCCCAGCGGTGCACTTCACAATAAGGCCCAGAGCCCCATTCCCGATGTACTCTTTTGGCAATGGTAGCTCCATTCTCTGCCGCACTCCCACTGCAATCCGGTAGCTAACTTCTTGATCTGGGTTCAGATTTCTGGCACGCGTTACCGCTCGCCAAAGATGAGCCATGAGTGCTTGAAGGGATGAGATCGTGTTATTGTCGGTGGTGCCCAACTCAACATTAGCCTTGGACTTGAGCTCTACCACTTTCTCTTTACGAAAATGAAATACTACCCGCTGTGAAGAATTCGAAGACGACAATCCATGTCCAATTAGAGGCTTCTTGGTCATGATTTCTTGAATGTTGGAGAAGGATAGCTGAATTGGAAGATCAATCACGCCGTCATAAAATTCACGAGCGAAGACAGGACGAGGTTGAGAAATTTTACCAGAAGGTCCTACACGGGAAATTTCAGACCACGTATTGAAGAAATGCCAGAAAGAGGTACCATCAACGACCACATGGTTTATACTGCAACCAATAAAGATGCCGTCAACAAGTTCAGTGACTTGTACTGCGACCAATGGTTTTGTAATACCCTCGTAGTTCCAAGCATCCATCATACAAAAGAGGTGGTTGACAATGTCATCTGCAAAATAAACGGAATCAAGGATATCTTCCACTTTGACACCATCGGCAGCCGCATGGACAAACTCAGCTCCGTTGCCATTACAATTGATGAAGAAAGAACATGTGTTGTCGTTATCATTTTTAGTCAGAGCAAGCCGACCAGCGAGCGGGTAGAAATTATTCAAGGTACGGGAAAGTGTGGATTTTAGGTGGTCTATCAAGCTGCTGCTCTTTTCCCTCTTTGCTGATTTCTTGAAGAGCAACCCCTTTTGAATGTAATCGATCTGGATCAAGCGCATATCCCAAGGAGTTAACTCGATTGATCTGTGATTTAACTCGTCATCGTC
This window contains:
- the LOC103401444 gene encoding uncharacterized acetyltransferase At3g50280-like — translated: MTPIRHISTSTIRPTNGDDDELNHRSIELTPWDMRLIQIDYIQKGLLFKKSAKREKSSSLIDHLKSTLSRTLNNFYPLAGRLALTKNDNDNTCSFFINCNGNGAEFVHAAADGVKVEDILDSVYFADDIVNHLFCMMDAWNYEGITKPLVAVQVTELVDGIFIGCSINHVVVDGTSFWHFFNTWSEISRVGPSGKISQPRPVFAREFYDGVIDLPIQLSFSNIQEIMTKKPLIGHGLSSSNSSQRVVFHFRKEKVVELKSKANVELGTTDNNTISSLQALMAHLWRAVTRARNLNPDQEVSYRIAVGVRQRMELPLPKEYIGNGALGLIVKCTAGELVRHGLGWAAFLINKKIGSLKAEEARKYMEDWVKAPTFLSNPQRDTATLDLLTGSSSRFNVYGNDFGWGRPVAVRSRTQERKVGKLTVFPGPEEGSIDFECCLWPETIRAMAEDVEFMQAMLT